From Ficedula albicollis isolate OC2 chromosome 5, FicAlb1.5, whole genome shotgun sequence, one genomic window encodes:
- the CCDC34 gene encoding coiled-coil domain-containing protein 34, giving the protein MFSYVSCFQFRRAEHSEIAGGRKVSFLKDNLSPWEEWFISKEKEWRARLQARAAEEMNKELEKMKENQEYERRKRIAEEKHKEWVQRKREEERRERKREMSKEMAEKATRELEKMQLQEKADIKYKEWLKKKRAEEAEKKKKEKEKEREREAELQEKRTRSEKIFKEWLQNARNKPQPALNGYGFPHGKSTGSADRNLYPAPAYCNPIPWKPIHVPPPQEDSVLTMKKNKRPVSCQPHASLPMVISKPKNNPCVGSLSRKKF; this is encoded by the exons ATGTTCTCTTATGTTTCTTGTTTTCAATTCAGGAGGGCTGAACATTCTGAAATAGCAGGGGGAAGAAAAGTGTCATTTTTGAAGGATAACCTTTCACCATGGGAAGAATGGTTCATTAGCAAAGAGAAGGAGTGGCGTGCCCGCTTGCAAGCTAGAGCTGCAGAG GAAATGAATAAAGAGCttgagaaaatgaaggaaaatcaagaatatgaaagaagaaaaaggatagCTGAAGAGAAACACAAGGAATGGGtccagagaaaaagagaagag gaaagaagagagagaaaacgAGAGATGAGCaaagaaatggcagaaaaagcCACAAGGGAACtagaaaaaatgcagttacaAGAAAAGGCTGACATAAAGTATAAAGAGTGGTTAAAGAAGAAGAGAGCtgaagaggcagaaaagaagaaaaaagagaag gagaaagaaagagaacgGGAGGCTGAGCTACAGGAGAAGAGAACAAGATCAGAGAAAATCTTTAAGGAATGGCTGCAAAATGCTAGGAATAAACCACAACCTGCTTTAAATGGTTATGGTTTCCCACATGGGAAGTCTACAG GGAGTGCTGATAGAAATTTGTATCCAGCTCCAGCATACTGTAACCCCATTCCTTGGAAACCAATACATGTGCCTCCCCCACAGGAAGACAGTGTTCTTACCATGAAGAAGAATAAGAGACCTGTATCCTGTCAGCCACATGCATCTTTACCAATGGTCATTTCTAAGCCCAAGAATAACCCTTGTGTTGGATCtctgagcagaaagaaattctAG